From the Candidatus Peregrinibacteria bacterium genome, one window contains:
- a CDS encoding VOC family protein → MMKLNVYLNFLGNTEEAFHFYKSVFGGDFSPLVRFKDMPMEGVNIPEKDADKIMHISLPIGDNQVLMGTDILESLGKELHQGNNTYLSVHPDSKEEADRIFYSLSKGGDVDMPIADQPWGDYYGSFRDKFGIQWMINFHAI, encoded by the coding sequence ATGATGAAACTCAATGTCTATCTCAATTTTTTGGGCAATACCGAAGAAGCATTTCATTTTTACAAATCGGTTTTTGGAGGCGATTTTTCACCGCTTGTTCGTTTTAAAGATATGCCAATGGAAGGAGTGAATATTCCTGAAAAAGATGCGGATAAAATAATGCATATCAGTTTACCTATTGGTGATAATCAGGTGCTCATGGGAACGGATATACTTGAGTCATTGGGGAAAGAGCTTCATCAGGGAAACAATACTTATCTTTCCGTTCATCCAGATTCCAAAGAAGAAGCGGACAGAATTTTTTATTCACTTTCGAAAGGAGGGGACGTGGATATGCCTATTGCTGATCAGCCTTGGGGCGATTATTACGGAAGTTTCCGAGACAAATTTGGAATTCAGTGGATGATAAATTTTCACGCGATATGA
- a CDS encoding VOC family protein, translating into MQKITPHLWFDTKAIEATEFYASVFPDSQITYTTNIKNTPSGDCDVVGFQIMGYDFMAISAGPLFSINPSISFHVKCETEEEVDEIWKKLLVGGTVLMELGTYPFSKRYGWIQDAYGVSWQIMYTEGDLGQRIIPMFMFTQNVCGKAEEAMAFYASIFPASSSKVLSRYIQGELPEKEGTVKYGQLILVHREFGVMDSAHPHDFTFNEGISFVVTCKDQEEIDFYWKKLSAVPEAEQCGWLKDKYGVSWQIIPVSMGEFLTTNEAVQTMLKMKKIIIADLQHSFLQK; encoded by the coding sequence ATGCAAAAAATTACACCACATCTTTGGTTCGATACAAAAGCGATAGAAGCCACCGAATTCTATGCTTCTGTGTTTCCAGACTCTCAAATAACGTACACAACGAACATCAAAAATACGCCTTCAGGAGATTGCGATGTTGTAGGATTTCAAATTATGGGGTACGACTTTATGGCAATAAGTGCTGGTCCGCTTTTTTCTATCAATCCGTCTATATCATTTCATGTGAAGTGTGAAACAGAGGAAGAGGTAGATGAAATTTGGAAAAAACTCTTGGTAGGAGGAACAGTTCTCATGGAACTCGGAACATATCCCTTTAGTAAAAGATATGGTTGGATACAAGACGCATACGGTGTCTCTTGGCAGATTATGTATACAGAAGGTGATTTGGGACAGAGGATTATTCCTATGTTCATGTTCACACAAAATGTCTGTGGCAAAGCAGAGGAAGCCATGGCGTTTTATGCGTCAATTTTCCCGGCATCCTCGAGCAAGGTTTTGTCTCGCTATATCCAAGGAGAATTACCAGAGAAAGAAGGAACTGTGAAATACGGACAGCTTATTCTCGTTCATCGGGAATTTGGTGTTATGGATTCGGCTCATCCGCACGATTTTACCTTTAATGAAGGAATTTCCTTTGTAGTTACCTGCAAAGATCAGGAGGAAATAGATTTCTATTGGAAGAAGCTATCAGCCGTTCCCGAAGCCGAGCAGTGCGGTTGGTTGAAAGATAAGTATGGTGTCTCTTGGCAGATTATTCCAGTGAGTATGGGGGAATTTCTCACAACGAATGAGGCTGTTCAAACAATGCTCAAAATGAAAAAGATCATTATCGCCGATCTTCAACATTCCTTTCTCCAAAAATAA
- a CDS encoding efflux RND transporter permease subunit, producing MISPEKSSEGVLEKIGGFFVRRLKVSLLVGVILCAWGILSVIAISKESAPYIEFGVVVISTSYSGASAIDVDELVTQEIEDRVKNVSGLNKFSSVSRNSISTITLEFEPGQNMTKAIGDIRSKVDEAKPSLPAEIDDDPVITEIDSSLEPFLTVVLSGDVSFTELTDNAESLKGILEDVPNVAQVDIQGGKEREIGVEVDRDKLKALGLSISDVINVIRSSHRDTPAGDIEGDDFSYSIRFSGKHRTKEDVENLIIRDFKNNGTSSFVRVRDVAEVFEREKDTKSVSRFVTLSEEKSADCLSRGRFSCLLENVRSGVINGNVKEITGCIIVIFLFFLLLFPPSLAGNPLPRYLPGIALFFLLLFWFSSSGSLLQYESTKESFQNSVELSLSRKSGSDILKADTTSKDAVQHFQEEQLPENISVTFTNDAAKVMRDDYKSVIQSGLQSLVIVMLFIFFFVGIREGLVASLVIPITFLITIGILFFTGRTLNFMTNFSMILALGILVDTAIVIVEGTHHYIQSGLSPRRAALLSLQEFSGPLLSGTLTTVAVFIPLLSLSGILGQYLSFIPVTVIIVLSVSLLVSLFLLPSYASFLMKKSSGSIKPRFFRNTRLFGAALRKRIDRRVQNFIRWYQSILRFLIQDRFRRLGLFGLAFFCFFASFHIPIPFVLFPSGDAPSLTIAIELPEGISEKRTLEASLPVEDEILTFPEVKFIRTAISGKTANIYVEFLPEEDRKRLKMRTSKELENIFSERTAPIVEQFGASVRVQSAANGPPSDFPVGFRVIAHDRNAIEDAKKFAEELTELLITIPGTTGVRNDIEEIPGEFQFQVRRDRALALGIDPESIPIVVRSAIQGTTAATITRNTRDIDIVVEYPEKDFTSLDDIESLSVRTDKGESVPLREVVTVERNNALAAIRRSEGDIAFTLSSLLAPEGNAAEVTDAFLAKKEEMGISTPEGIDVTVVGENEENAGLIADLSRGLVIAILIMFLILVVQFNAFLQPILVLFTILFAQIGVSIGLALTGTPRSLAYILGVIALAGIVVNDSIIMIDRMNENRRARQKNPLDEEEEFIETPEQIKEDIVETGGSRFIPVILTTLTTSAGIIPLIFQDQFWAGLSYTVIFGLLVASFLTLIITPSIYYQIQREPGATLLFIPVAICASLGMLSLPSPSFQVTLSYALIGGVFWFLFRWVCLRNDKKREGEQISPSAI from the coding sequence ATGATTTCTCCTGAAAAGTCTTCCGAAGGTGTTTTGGAAAAAATTGGCGGATTTTTTGTTCGGCGTCTCAAAGTATCACTCCTTGTGGGGGTTATTCTCTGTGCTTGGGGAATCCTTTCTGTCATTGCCATTTCTAAAGAATCTGCACCATATATTGAATTTGGAGTTGTAGTTATTTCGACATCTTACTCTGGAGCCTCTGCCATTGATGTTGATGAACTTGTCACCCAAGAAATTGAAGACCGCGTTAAGAATGTTTCTGGGCTCAATAAATTCTCTTCTGTCTCTCGCAACAGTATTTCCACCATTACCCTTGAGTTTGAACCAGGGCAGAATATGACAAAGGCGATAGGGGATATTCGAAGCAAAGTTGATGAAGCAAAGCCTTCTCTTCCGGCGGAAATTGATGACGATCCGGTGATTACTGAAATTGATAGTTCTCTTGAACCATTTCTCACTGTGGTACTTTCGGGAGATGTTTCTTTTACAGAACTTACTGACAATGCAGAATCACTCAAGGGAATTCTTGAAGATGTTCCCAACGTGGCGCAAGTCGATATTCAGGGCGGAAAAGAACGAGAAATTGGAGTGGAGGTTGATCGAGACAAATTGAAAGCGCTTGGGCTTTCGATTTCCGATGTTATTAATGTTATTCGCTCTTCTCATAGAGACACTCCGGCAGGCGATATAGAGGGAGACGACTTTTCCTATTCGATTCGTTTTTCGGGGAAGCACCGAACAAAAGAAGATGTGGAAAATCTTATTATTCGTGATTTTAAAAATAATGGTACATCCTCTTTCGTTCGTGTTCGGGATGTTGCGGAGGTTTTTGAACGAGAAAAGGATACGAAATCCGTTTCTCGCTTTGTGACACTTTCGGAGGAGAAATCGGCAGATTGCCTTTCACGTGGAAGATTTTCTTGTCTTCTTGAGAATGTGCGATCTGGTGTTATCAACGGAAATGTAAAAGAGATTACGGGTTGCATTATTGTTATTTTCCTCTTTTTTCTCCTACTCTTTCCACCATCTCTCGCAGGAAATCCGCTTCCTCGGTATCTTCCCGGAATAGCACTCTTTTTTCTTCTGCTCTTCTGGTTTTCTTCTTCTGGATCATTATTGCAATATGAATCGACAAAAGAGTCGTTTCAGAATTCCGTAGAGCTTTCCCTCTCCCGAAAATCGGGGAGTGATATTCTTAAAGCAGATACTACTTCGAAAGATGCTGTACAACATTTTCAAGAAGAGCAACTTCCTGAAAATATATCGGTTACGTTCACCAACGATGCCGCAAAAGTAATGCGCGATGATTATAAAAGTGTTATTCAGAGTGGATTGCAATCGCTTGTTATCGTCATGCTCTTCATTTTCTTTTTTGTTGGAATTCGCGAAGGGCTGGTTGCCTCACTTGTTATTCCCATTACCTTTCTCATCACGATTGGCATTCTCTTCTTTACTGGGCGAACGCTGAATTTTATGACGAATTTCTCCATGATTCTTGCGCTTGGAATTCTTGTGGACACCGCTATCGTTATTGTTGAAGGAACACATCACTATATTCAGAGCGGACTTTCTCCGAGAAGAGCGGCATTGCTTTCGCTTCAAGAGTTTAGTGGACCACTTCTCTCGGGAACGCTTACGACTGTTGCTGTTTTTATTCCACTTTTGTCTCTCTCGGGTATTTTGGGGCAGTATCTTAGTTTCATTCCGGTCACGGTTATTATTGTGCTTTCGGTGTCTCTTCTCGTTTCCCTTTTTCTTCTTCCTTCGTATGCGTCGTTTTTGATGAAGAAATCTTCTGGAAGTATAAAGCCGCGCTTTTTCCGAAATACGCGACTTTTTGGAGCCGCACTTCGCAAAAGAATCGATCGGCGTGTTCAAAATTTTATTCGATGGTATCAATCGATTCTGAGATTCTTAATTCAAGATCGTTTTCGGCGATTGGGACTTTTTGGCCTCGCCTTCTTTTGCTTCTTTGCTTCTTTTCATATTCCTATTCCATTTGTGCTCTTTCCGAGCGGAGATGCACCATCTTTAACTATAGCCATTGAACTTCCAGAAGGGATTTCTGAAAAACGGACGCTTGAGGCATCTCTTCCCGTGGAAGACGAGATTCTTACTTTTCCAGAAGTAAAATTTATCCGAACGGCTATTTCTGGAAAAACGGCAAATATCTACGTGGAATTTCTTCCTGAAGAAGACAGAAAGCGACTAAAGATGAGAACATCAAAGGAATTGGAAAATATTTTTTCCGAAAGAACTGCACCAATTGTTGAACAATTTGGGGCTTCTGTTCGCGTGCAGAGTGCGGCGAATGGTCCTCCAAGCGATTTTCCGGTGGGTTTTCGGGTGATTGCTCATGATCGAAATGCCATTGAAGATGCAAAAAAATTCGCAGAGGAACTTACGGAACTTTTAATTACCATCCCCGGAACAACTGGCGTGCGAAACGATATCGAAGAGATTCCAGGAGAGTTTCAGTTTCAAGTGCGGAGGGATCGTGCACTTGCGCTTGGCATTGATCCAGAATCAATACCCATTGTAGTGCGATCTGCTATTCAGGGTACGACTGCTGCGACTATTACGCGAAATACACGAGATATTGATATTGTTGTCGAGTATCCCGAGAAAGATTTTACTTCTCTGGACGACATAGAATCCCTCTCTGTTCGCACAGACAAAGGAGAATCTGTTCCACTTCGAGAGGTGGTGACGGTAGAACGAAATAATGCTCTTGCCGCCATCCGCCGATCTGAAGGAGATATTGCTTTTACGCTCTCAAGTCTTCTAGCTCCAGAAGGAAATGCGGCAGAAGTAACGGATGCTTTTCTTGCGAAAAAAGAAGAAATGGGCATCTCTACCCCTGAAGGTATCGATGTCACTGTTGTCGGAGAAAATGAGGAAAATGCAGGTCTTATTGCAGACCTGAGTCGTGGGTTGGTGATTGCCATTCTTATCATGTTTCTCATTCTTGTGGTGCAGTTTAATGCTTTTCTTCAACCAATTCTTGTGCTTTTTACAATTCTGTTTGCACAAATTGGAGTGTCAATTGGACTCGCTCTCACGGGGACACCACGAAGTCTCGCCTATATTCTGGGAGTTATTGCGCTTGCGGGAATTGTGGTGAATGACTCTATTATTATGATTGATCGAATGAATGAAAATCGAAGGGCGCGGCAAAAAAATCCGCTCGACGAAGAAGAGGAGTTCATTGAAACTCCTGAGCAAATTAAAGAGGATATTGTTGAAACCGGTGGATCGCGCTTTATTCCAGTAATTCTTACAACTCTTACTACCAGTGCTGGAATTATCCCTCTGATTTTTCAAGACCAATTTTGGGCAGGACTCAGCTATACTGTTATTTTTGGGCTTTTGGTAGCATCTTTTCTTACGCTCATCATTACCCCTTCTATTTATTACCAAATTCAACGCGAGCCAGGAGCAACACTTCTTTTTATTCCGGTGGCGATATGTGCTTCTCTTGGCATGCTGTCTCTTCCTTCTCCTTCTTTTCAAGTCACTCTCTCTTATGCTCTTATTGGTGGCGTTTTCTGGTTTCTTTTTCGATGGGTGTGTCTTCGAAACGATAAAAAAAGGGAAGGAGAACAGATTTCCCCCTCTGCGATATAG
- a CDS encoding efflux RND transporter periplasmic adaptor subunit: MRITHYTFPAILLSLAIFVSGCAKKEEEVIQEQPAKPVPVLEIHEEGFSPEIEISGTLEPVFSSGISAEAGGTVSQVFVREGDTVHAGELLLSISSRQNTITTDVSAAFVALQNAESSLELARKQAEQSEKSAMINIQQAENNLRSALDTNASTGVSIEAQISATESAREVVKIGLETAQKTLEDTLQNLDTEEKTLEENQRNAVASAFSIFRTGMRNADSVLGVTDENRKNNDEFEVYLGFRDLQTKRDAETAFRTAWTDFLEKEAAFSQDRDAFSTDVVRALGDNIRDVLQKTDIMLKQSISGTNFSPDMLATFQATTSADRNATEIAIQSLTTASQNLRNFKTQRPQRVRLAELSVRQAESQLAQAEKNIEQARGSGGVSSSSSDAQVSSAKNSLESSKIQLEITRKQNEISIQQAISNRDNAKSSLERTGVQQEKLTVTAPIDGVIAKKNVEVGDTLSAGSSLFVISQITSLALKGEVDAALLPNITSGAKAVLSVDGFGRRDGTISNINPVANPTTRRITIEISVENLDELLPANIFATAKIRLPEEEGVILIPEKSLISQNPPEVFVLSHDDVSVLETRTIEIGRRQDTELEVLSGLSVGDRIVSQPVLGLRTGDAVSEMPKNTNSPEEVVSEEKPSS, translated from the coding sequence ATGAGAATAACTCACTACACTTTTCCGGCTATTCTCCTTTCTCTTGCCATTTTTGTTTCTGGTTGCGCAAAGAAAGAAGAAGAGGTTATTCAGGAACAACCCGCAAAGCCTGTTCCGGTACTCGAAATTCACGAAGAGGGGTTTTCACCAGAAATAGAGATTTCGGGAACACTGGAACCTGTTTTTTCTTCTGGCATTTCCGCAGAAGCAGGGGGAACAGTATCACAAGTATTTGTGCGAGAAGGGGATACTGTTCACGCAGGAGAACTTCTCCTTTCTATCTCTTCACGACAGAACACCATTACTACAGATGTTTCTGCCGCTTTTGTGGCACTTCAAAATGCAGAATCTTCTTTGGAACTTGCACGAAAGCAGGCAGAACAGAGCGAAAAAAGTGCGATGATTAATATTCAGCAGGCAGAGAATAATTTAAGAAGTGCGCTCGATACCAATGCCTCTACAGGGGTTTCTATTGAAGCACAAATTTCTGCTACAGAAAGTGCTCGTGAAGTGGTGAAAATCGGACTAGAAACGGCGCAGAAAACGCTTGAAGACACTCTTCAAAATCTTGATACGGAAGAGAAAACGCTTGAAGAGAATCAGCGAAATGCTGTTGCAAGTGCGTTCTCTATATTCCGTACCGGAATGCGAAATGCTGATTCTGTCCTTGGGGTAACCGATGAAAACCGAAAGAATAATGATGAATTTGAGGTATATCTTGGTTTTCGAGATCTTCAAACGAAACGAGATGCAGAGACAGCATTTCGAACGGCATGGACGGATTTTTTAGAAAAAGAGGCGGCGTTTTCTCAAGATCGAGATGCATTTTCGACCGATGTTGTTCGCGCTTTGGGAGACAATATTCGTGATGTTCTCCAGAAAACAGATATTATGCTCAAGCAATCCATTTCAGGAACGAACTTTTCTCCAGATATGCTTGCCACGTTTCAGGCAACTACTTCTGCTGATAGAAATGCAACAGAAATCGCAATTCAGTCTCTTACTACTGCTTCTCAAAATCTTCGCAATTTTAAAACCCAACGTCCTCAGCGAGTGCGACTTGCAGAACTTTCTGTTCGTCAGGCGGAATCGCAACTGGCTCAGGCAGAAAAAAATATTGAACAAGCTCGCGGTTCAGGGGGTGTTTCGAGTTCGAGCAGTGACGCGCAGGTTTCTTCTGCAAAAAATTCTCTTGAGTCCTCCAAAATTCAACTTGAGATTACTCGAAAGCAAAATGAAATTTCTATTCAGCAGGCGATCAGCAATCGCGATAACGCAAAATCTTCCCTTGAGCGAACCGGAGTACAACAGGAAAAACTTACCGTTACCGCTCCTATAGATGGTGTTATTGCGAAGAAAAACGTAGAAGTGGGAGACACTCTCTCAGCAGGATCTTCTCTCTTTGTTATTTCGCAGATTACTTCTCTTGCTCTTAAGGGAGAAGTCGATGCTGCACTTTTGCCGAATATTACATCTGGAGCAAAGGCAGTACTTTCGGTTGATGGATTTGGAAGGCGGGATGGGACCATTTCTAATATTAATCCTGTGGCAAATCCAACGACGAGACGTATCACCATTGAAATTAGTGTGGAAAATCTTGATGAATTGCTTCCTGCAAATATCTTTGCTACTGCAAAAATTCGACTTCCAGAGGAAGAGGGCGTTATCCTCATTCCCGAAAAGAGTCTTATTTCTCAAAATCCACCAGAAGTTTTTGTTCTTTCTCATGATGATGTTTCCGTTCTTGAAACACGCACCATTGAGATTGGTCGACGACAAGACACAGAGCTTGAAGTGCTTTCGGGACTTTCTGTGGGAGATCGTATTGTGTCTCAGCCGGTGCTTGGACTCCGCACAGGAGATGCAGTATCGGAAATGCCGAAGAATACAAATTCTCCTGAAGAAGTTGTTTCAGAAGAAAAACCTTCTTCCTAA
- a CDS encoding SPFH domain-containing protein, with product MSFLHGLQHQLRSVIEWDHKIPHALFEKWSENGYEIKNASKLIVNPGEGAVFVYEGEVKSVLTKAGTYTLETDNIPFWTTVTKYMQSFESEHKVGIYYFRISNLTNQKWGTKGALYYDDPKYGFPISLRAFGNFSFFLSDPKAFFINVVGARELFSQEEARFLLFEKMIQTIEDSIAESGFSFAQVDRNRDELAQKILKNIAPIATTFGFTLTDFRIEGVDFSQETLDHVHRIAEITAEKRAAEEAGVDFTDLQKLTALRDAAKNEGGVAGTGMAIGAGVALGNAFLSGNGNMPSTQEKNQTERLLLLQQMYAKNLIEKEEFKAKKKEILSQL from the coding sequence ATGTCTTTCCTTCATGGATTACAGCATCAACTTCGATCTGTTATTGAGTGGGATCACAAAATCCCTCATGCTCTTTTTGAAAAATGGAGTGAGAATGGTTATGAAATCAAAAACGCTTCCAAACTTATTGTAAATCCAGGAGAAGGAGCAGTTTTTGTGTATGAAGGGGAAGTAAAATCAGTACTCACGAAAGCGGGAACATATACTCTCGAAACCGATAATATTCCTTTTTGGACAACAGTTACCAAATATATGCAATCTTTTGAGAGTGAGCATAAGGTGGGGATTTATTATTTTCGAATTTCTAATCTCACCAATCAAAAATGGGGAACAAAAGGAGCACTATATTATGATGATCCAAAATATGGATTTCCTATTTCTCTTCGTGCATTTGGAAATTTCTCCTTTTTTTTGAGTGATCCAAAAGCATTTTTTATAAATGTCGTTGGAGCTCGTGAATTATTTTCTCAAGAGGAAGCGCGCTTTCTTCTCTTTGAGAAAATGATTCAGACAATAGAAGACTCCATTGCGGAATCAGGCTTTTCTTTTGCTCAAGTTGATCGAAATCGAGATGAGTTAGCACAAAAAATTCTAAAGAACATCGCACCAATTGCAACAACATTTGGATTTACCCTTACAGATTTTCGTATTGAAGGTGTCGACTTTTCCCAAGAAACGCTCGATCATGTTCACCGTATTGCAGAAATAACTGCCGAAAAAAGAGCGGCAGAAGAGGCAGGAGTTGATTTCACCGATCTCCAAAAACTAACAGCTCTTCGTGATGCGGCAAAAAATGAAGGTGGCGTTGCTGGTACTGGCATGGCGATTGGAGCTGGTGTTGCTCTTGGGAATGCTTTTCTCTCGGGCAATGGAAATATGCCGAGTACTCAAGAAAAAAATCAGACAGAACGATTACTTCTTTTACAGCAGATGTACGCAAAGAACCTGATTGAAAAAGAAGAGTTTAAAGCAAAGAAAAAAGAAATTCTTTCTCAGTTATAA
- a CDS encoding ABC transporter ATP-binding protein, producing MIEKNQQGHYSNAEFMSDIWSFVRPYKTKFILGTFIRATSDVVWLFPVWALSEIITFASNYKSGDSTLYAWQLLLGILIAGIYYFIAHDLCKYYIYQVAENANIDAQKNTTKYLYSLDMDWHEKENTGNKMQKIIKGGGSLDRIIRMYVDLVIESSVNLIAILVILTFLNIYFTVILIFFFVSYYLLSSYLTKKAVYQSHVCNLEWENFNGASFESVNNISLIQSLRIGDKIFPFLKKISERLSEEIRKRIYYFRVRGGVLNLYQEFFRLIIVTFTLWQIFEGNLEVGVLVMVLLYFGKIEQSAYEFAETYSEFVQARIAVFRMKDILQTKPIIENSGTKDFCNRWKKLSFENISFSYRGKKVLKNFSLDIQKGEKVGIVGISGTGKSTLFKLILKLYNDYQGEIMFDEISLHDIKRESYMENVSVVPQETELFNLSLEKNITLSESEKNEELLERALDIAHVKDFTHKLPEGIHSLVGEKGIKLSGGEKQRVGIARAIYRKPEILLLDEATSHLDIESEKKIQEALHFFFQDITAIVIAHRLSTIKEMDTIVVMDNGKVFEKGTFNELMTRKGKFYDLWKQQKI from the coding sequence ATGATCGAAAAGAATCAGCAGGGGCATTACAGTAATGCTGAGTTCATGAGTGACATCTGGAGTTTTGTGCGACCTTACAAAACAAAGTTTATTTTAGGAACATTCATTAGGGCTACTAGTGATGTGGTTTGGCTTTTTCCGGTATGGGCGCTTTCAGAAATTATTACTTTTGCTTCGAATTATAAGAGTGGAGACAGCACTCTGTATGCATGGCAGCTTTTGCTGGGAATATTAATCGCAGGGATTTATTACTTTATTGCACATGATCTCTGTAAATATTACATCTATCAGGTGGCAGAAAATGCTAATATTGATGCCCAAAAAAATACAACGAAATATCTTTACAGTCTTGACATGGATTGGCATGAAAAAGAAAATACAGGGAACAAAATGCAAAAGATTATTAAGGGAGGAGGAAGTCTCGATCGTATTATTCGGATGTATGTCGATCTTGTAATCGAATCATCCGTAAATCTTATTGCGATTTTAGTGATTCTCACTTTTTTAAATATCTATTTTACTGTCATTCTTATTTTTTTCTTCGTTTCATATTATCTGCTCTCTTCCTATCTCACGAAAAAAGCCGTGTATCAATCGCATGTCTGTAATCTTGAGTGGGAGAATTTTAATGGGGCTTCGTTTGAATCGGTGAATAATATTTCTCTGATACAATCTTTAAGAATCGGAGATAAAATATTTCCCTTCCTTAAAAAAATAAGTGAGAGACTTTCGGAAGAAATTCGAAAAAGAATCTATTATTTTCGCGTTCGAGGGGGTGTGCTCAATTTATATCAAGAGTTTTTTAGGCTTATAATTGTAACCTTTACTCTCTGGCAGATTTTTGAGGGAAATTTAGAGGTGGGAGTCTTGGTGATGGTGCTTTTATATTTTGGGAAAATTGAACAATCGGCATACGAATTTGCCGAGACCTATAGCGAATTTGTACAAGCAAGAATAGCAGTATTTCGTATGAAAGATATTTTGCAAACAAAACCAATTATTGAGAATTCTGGTACAAAGGACTTTTGTAACCGCTGGAAAAAACTCTCTTTTGAAAATATTAGCTTTTCGTATCGAGGAAAAAAGGTGCTCAAAAACTTTTCTTTAGATATTCAAAAAGGAGAAAAAGTTGGGATTGTCGGTATTTCTGGAACCGGAAAATCAACACTCTTCAAGCTTATTCTCAAGCTCTATAATGATTACCAAGGGGAGATTATGTTTGATGAGATCTCTTTGCATGATATCAAGAGAGAGTCGTATATGGAAAATGTGTCAGTGGTTCCACAAGAAACAGAGCTCTTCAATCTTTCGCTTGAAAAAAATATCACCCTCTCTGAATCCGAAAAAAATGAGGAACTTCTTGAGCGCGCATTAGATATCGCTCACGTAAAAGACTTTACACACAAGCTTCCAGAAGGAATTCATTCCCTTGTGGGAGAAAAAGGAATTAAGCTTTCGGGTGGCGAAAAACAGCGAGTTGGCATTGCACGGGCAATTTATCGAAAACCAGAAATCCTCTTGCTTGATGAGGCAACTTCTCACCTCGATATTGAATCGGAAAAAAAGATTCAAGAAGCACTCCACTTCTTTTTTCAAGATATTACGGCAATTGTTATTGCGCATCGCCTCTCCACTATTAAAGAAATGGATACGATTGTTGTGATGGACAACGGTAAGGTTTTTGAAAAAGGAACATTCAATGAACTTATGACGAGAAAAGGGAAGTTCTATGATCTTTGGAAGCAACAAAAAATCTAA
- a CDS encoding CCA tRNA nucleotidyltransferase, whose translation MDMEKTATAICKKLQNAGFEAFFAGGAVRDLLIQKTPKDIDIATNARPEEMEKLFGKTFATGKNFGVLLIEEGGYHFEVATFRNDIGSSDGRRPDAIHFSKKEEDAFRRDFTVNALFWDPIAKKLYDFVNGEQDIHDRVLRFVGDPEERIQEDFLRILRAVRFKNTLGFSYESLLKEAIQKHASLTGQISAERVRQELTKMLSGVHRSATINDLAEFGILPVVLPEIDVLRNISDSHRNRTVFEHTLSCLSFLPENTDSILAWAILFHDTGKAITPQKKYDRIHFPKHEKESEKIAKKVTKRLAFSRFETDKIAWLCREHIPFYGVLNMTRAHRLHFYDHPFFEDLLQLCRCDALGDDGNDNLVQRIQEDYENAREKRLLPQFHPDLLSGKEIMDIAKVEQGKQVGVLKHRLREAQILGEIHTKKEAEEWIRERKSF comes from the coding sequence ATGGACATGGAAAAAACCGCTACTGCTATTTGTAAAAAATTACAAAATGCCGGATTTGAGGCATTTTTCGCCGGCGGAGCAGTGCGTGATTTACTCATACAAAAAACACCGAAAGATATTGATATTGCTACAAATGCGCGTCCAGAAGAAATGGAGAAGCTCTTTGGAAAAACATTCGCTACAGGAAAAAATTTTGGAGTTCTTCTTATTGAAGAAGGCGGATACCATTTTGAAGTTGCCACTTTTCGAAATGACATTGGGTCAAGTGACGGACGTCGACCCGACGCTATCCATTTCAGCAAAAAAGAAGAAGATGCCTTTCGGCGAGATTTTACCGTCAATGCGCTCTTTTGGGATCCGATTGCAAAAAAGCTCTACGATTTTGTTAATGGAGAGCAAGATATTCATGACAGAGTCCTCCGCTTTGTGGGCGACCCAGAAGAACGCATTCAGGAAGATTTTCTGCGGATTCTCCGCGCAGTGCGTTTCAAAAATACACTTGGATTTTCGTACGAATCACTCCTCAAAGAAGCGATTCAGAAACATGCCAGTCTTACGGGACAAATTTCTGCTGAACGTGTTCGGCAAGAACTCACAAAAATGCTCTCTGGAGTTCATCGATCTGCCACTATAAATGATTTGGCGGAATTTGGTATTCTCCCAGTAGTACTGCCAGAAATTGATGTACTTCGAAATATTTCAGACAGTCACCGAAATCGAACCGTTTTTGAGCATACACTCTCGTGTCTTTCGTTTCTGCCGGAAAATACAGATTCTATTCTCGCGTGGGCAATTTTGTTTCACGACACGGGAAAGGCAATTACTCCACAAAAAAAGTATGATCGCATCCATTTTCCGAAACACGAAAAAGAATCTGAAAAAATTGCGAAAAAGGTGACGAAACGACTCGCTTTTTCTCGATTTGAAACAGATAAAATCGCCTGGCTTTGCCGAGAACATATTCCATTTTATGGAGTGCTCAACATGACGCGTGCGCATCGACTTCATTTTTACGACCATCCATTTTTTGAAGATCTCTTGCAACTCTGTCGCTGTGATGCATTGGGAGATGATGGAAATGATAATCTTGTTCAGCGGATTCAAGAGGACTACGAAAACGCCCGAGAAAAACGACTTCTCCCACAATTCCATCCAGATCTTTTGAGTGGAAAAGAAATTATGGACATTGCAAAAGTCGAACAGGGGAAGCAAGTAGGAGTACTGAAACATCGCCTCCGTGAGGCCCAAATTTTGGGAGAAATTCATACAAAAAAAGAGGCAGAAGAGTGGATTCGGGAAAGAAAAAGTTTTTGA